The following are encoded together in the Mumia sp. Pv4-285 genome:
- a CDS encoding TetR/AcrR family transcriptional regulator, whose translation MADGEMQLPDELALLWGRRSGSRRGPRPELDASAIVAAAVEIADSEGLDALSMARVAKQLGFSTMALYRHVANKDELLSLMWNESASVAHVVEISGDSWRTRMRSWAALQQEMLASHPWLAQMPMSNPPMGPSAFAWIERGLDALADTPLRDDEKLQAIGAISAYSLAEARMAHEEATAATRRRAEGKPVVAFENMIGVLADPAVYPNLARLAAGMPAMPAVDEPGYDELGQAAFDFGLDLLLDGIAALIARAEGRTTP comes from the coding sequence ATGGCCGACGGCGAGATGCAGCTTCCGGACGAGCTCGCGCTGCTGTGGGGACGCAGGAGCGGCAGTCGCCGCGGCCCGCGTCCCGAGCTCGATGCGAGCGCCATCGTCGCCGCCGCGGTCGAGATCGCCGACTCCGAAGGCCTCGACGCGCTGTCGATGGCGCGGGTCGCCAAGCAGCTCGGCTTCTCCACGATGGCGCTCTACCGTCACGTCGCCAACAAGGACGAGCTCCTCTCCCTGATGTGGAACGAGAGCGCCTCCGTCGCCCACGTGGTCGAGATCAGCGGGGACAGCTGGCGTACCCGCATGCGCTCGTGGGCTGCCCTCCAGCAGGAGATGCTCGCCTCGCACCCGTGGCTCGCCCAGATGCCGATGAGCAACCCTCCGATGGGGCCGAGCGCGTTCGCCTGGATCGAGCGGGGGCTCGACGCGCTCGCCGACACCCCGCTGCGTGACGACGAGAAGCTGCAGGCGATCGGCGCGATCAGCGCATACTCCCTCGCCGAGGCACGGATGGCGCACGAGGAGGCCACGGCAGCGACGCGACGTCGCGCGGAGGGCAAACCGGTCGTCGCGTTCGAGAACATGATCGGGGTCCTCGCAGACCCGGCGGTCTACCCGAACCTCGCCCGCCTCGCCGCCGGCATGCCGGCGATGCCGGCGGTCGACGAGCCGGGCTACGACGAGCTGGGGCAGGCCGCCTTCGACTTCGGGCTGGACCTCCTCCTGGACGGGATCGCCGCGCTGATCGCTCGGGCCGAGGGGCGGACTACCCCGTGA
- a CDS encoding VOC family protein, whose amino-acid sequence MLTSTAYTAMVPVRDVARARRFYEDTLGLKGKGDTLDGGYAFDAGDGHALALLPDPDGTPTGRTTISFEVPDVAAEVSALEDAGVTFADYDTPQITTENHVASFEGEQAAWFEDTEGNVLCIHAVTG is encoded by the coding sequence ATGCTCACCAGCACTGCGTACACGGCCATGGTCCCCGTCCGCGACGTCGCTCGCGCGAGACGGTTCTACGAGGACACGCTGGGCCTGAAGGGCAAGGGGGACACGCTCGACGGTGGGTACGCCTTCGACGCCGGGGACGGCCACGCCCTCGCGCTCCTGCCCGACCCGGACGGCACACCGACGGGGCGGACGACGATCAGCTTCGAGGTTCCCGACGTCGCGGCGGAGGTGAGTGCGCTCGAGGATGCGGGCGTCACGTTCGCCGACTACGACACACCGCAGATCACGACCGAGAACCACGTGGCGTCGTTCGAGGGCGAGCAGGCGGCCTGGTTCGAGGACACCGAGGGCAACGTCCTGTGCATCCACGCCGTCACGGGGTAG
- the helR gene encoding RNA polymerase recycling motor ATPase HelR, whose translation MTLSAFDLPDDLAPKSDPALISDDERHLAAIGASLEASIAELTERLDATLKEPGGKGQAAMDRDLEVHRLTARLRVLRRFGLDLCLGRMVLEDGDVVYVGRLGLTDSDGRRLLIDWRSPAAEPFFGATHANPMGLASRRRYRWTRGRVTDYWDEVFTPDGFSETAALDDQSAFIASLASARSPRMRDVLGTIQSDQDAIIRAGSRGALVVDGGPGTGKTVVALHRTAYLLYSDPRLGHRKGGVLFVGPHQPYLSYVGDVLPSLGEEGVQTCTLRDLLPEGATARPEPDPEVARLKATAGMVKAIEPAVRLYEEPPSEGMTVETHWSDVWLSASDWAEAFGSPDPGTPHNEARDEVWEELLSILVDKHETDDEGGASPEMVRRSLLQNAGLVDAFARAWPLIEATDLVGDLWTVPAYLRICAPWLEPDDVRLLQRDVPDAWTASDLPLLDAARHRLGDPETARRKRRHAATVAAERARMADVVDDLVRSVPDIMSADPDGESLVSMLRVEDFEDALVDDAALPTVDPDLLAGPFAHVVVDEAQELTDAEWQMLLLRCPSRSFTIVGDRAQARHGFTESWHDRLERVGFDRIDLAPLTINYRTPEEVMVEAAEVIRAVFPEANVPTSIRRSGVPVEHGPVSGLDAVLEDWLAEHSEGTACVVRTGDLEPTVPTSRVRWLTPELTKGLEFDLVVLIDPDTFGDGVEGAVDRYVAMTRATRRLVVLTTA comes from the coding sequence GTGACTCTCAGCGCCTTCGACCTTCCCGACGATCTCGCACCCAAGTCCGACCCCGCACTGATCAGCGACGACGAGCGCCACCTCGCGGCGATCGGGGCCAGTCTCGAGGCCTCGATCGCCGAGCTCACAGAACGTCTCGACGCCACGCTCAAGGAGCCCGGCGGCAAGGGCCAGGCCGCGATGGACCGGGACCTGGAGGTGCACCGGCTGACGGCTCGGCTGCGCGTCCTGCGTCGCTTCGGCCTCGACCTCTGTCTCGGTCGCATGGTCCTCGAGGACGGTGACGTCGTGTACGTCGGGCGGCTCGGCCTCACGGACAGCGACGGCCGCCGGCTTCTGATCGACTGGCGGTCACCCGCGGCGGAGCCGTTCTTCGGGGCGACCCACGCCAACCCGATGGGCCTGGCGAGCCGGCGCCGGTACCGCTGGACCCGAGGCCGCGTCACCGACTACTGGGACGAGGTGTTCACCCCGGACGGCTTCTCGGAGACGGCCGCCCTGGACGACCAGTCGGCATTCATCGCGAGTCTCGCGAGCGCCCGGTCTCCTCGGATGCGTGACGTGCTCGGGACGATCCAGTCCGACCAGGACGCGATCATCCGGGCCGGGTCGCGCGGCGCTCTGGTCGTCGACGGAGGGCCAGGCACCGGCAAGACGGTCGTCGCGCTCCACCGCACCGCGTACCTGCTCTACTCCGACCCTCGCCTCGGGCACCGCAAGGGCGGGGTGCTGTTCGTCGGTCCTCACCAGCCGTACCTGTCCTACGTCGGCGACGTCCTCCCCAGCCTCGGAGAGGAGGGTGTGCAGACCTGCACGCTGCGCGACCTCCTTCCCGAGGGCGCCACCGCGAGGCCCGAGCCGGATCCCGAGGTCGCCCGCCTGAAGGCGACCGCGGGAATGGTGAAGGCGATCGAGCCGGCGGTGAGGCTGTACGAGGAGCCGCCCAGCGAGGGAATGACGGTCGAGACGCACTGGTCCGACGTCTGGCTCAGCGCGTCGGACTGGGCTGAGGCGTTCGGGTCGCCGGATCCCGGGACACCGCACAACGAGGCACGCGACGAGGTGTGGGAGGAGCTGCTGTCGATCCTGGTCGACAAGCACGAGACCGACGACGAGGGGGGCGCGTCACCGGAGATGGTCCGCCGGTCGCTCCTGCAGAACGCGGGACTGGTCGACGCGTTCGCCCGCGCGTGGCCGCTGATCGAGGCGACCGACCTGGTCGGCGACCTGTGGACGGTGCCTGCCTACCTGCGGATATGCGCTCCGTGGCTCGAACCCGACGACGTGCGACTCCTGCAGCGCGACGTGCCCGACGCGTGGACCGCCTCCGACCTGCCGCTCCTGGACGCGGCGCGGCACCGGCTCGGTGACCCGGAGACAGCGCGCCGCAAGCGCCGGCACGCGGCCACCGTCGCCGCCGAGCGAGCGCGCATGGCCGACGTGGTCGACGACCTCGTCCGTTCCGTCCCCGACATCATGTCGGCCGACCCCGACGGCGAGAGCCTGGTGTCGATGCTGCGCGTGGAGGACTTCGAGGACGCGCTGGTGGACGACGCCGCGCTGCCCACCGTCGACCCGGACCTGCTCGCCGGCCCCTTCGCCCACGTCGTCGTGGACGAGGCGCAGGAGCTGACCGACGCGGAGTGGCAGATGCTGCTGCTCCGCTGCCCGTCGCGCAGCTTCACGATCGTCGGCGACCGGGCCCAGGCGCGGCACGGCTTCACCGAGTCGTGGCATGACCGGCTGGAGCGGGTCGGGTTCGACCGGATCGACCTCGCGCCGTTGACGATCAACTACCGGACGCCGGAGGAGGTGATGGTCGAGGCGGCGGAGGTGATCCGGGCCGTGTTCCCGGAAGCCAACGTGCCGACCTCCATCCGCCGGAGCGGCGTCCCCGTCGAGCACGGGCCGGTCTCCGGCCTCGACGCGGTCCTCGAGGACTGGCTCGCCGAGCACTCCGAGGGCACGGCGTGCGTCGTCCGTACCGGCGACCTCGAGCCCACCGTGCCGACGTCCCGCGTCCGCTGGCTGACCCCCGAGCTGACGAAGGGGCTCGAGTTCGACCTCGTCGTCCTCATCGACCCCGACACGTTCGGCGACGGTGTCGAGGGAGCTGTCGACCGCTACGTCGCGATGACCCGCGCGACCCGGCGGCTCGTCGTCCTCACGACAGCGTGA
- a CDS encoding glutamate decarboxylase: MPLRPEEHAAYDRDHAAARDVSVNPIFAREGEATSVPRFKMPEYSLLPETAYQIVHDDAMLDGNARLNLATFVGTWMDDHAGRLYLEAADKNMVDKDEYPATAAVETRCWTMLADLWHAPDPLHTIGTSTIGSSEACMLGGLALKRRWRHARTEAGKSSDRPNLVMSSAVQVCWEKFCNYFDVEARYVPISDDHRCLDGHELDKYVDENTIGVVVIMGVTYTGAYEPVTEIAAALDKIQEDTGLDVPIHVDGASGAMIAPFVQPDLAWDFRVDRVASINTSGHKYGLVYPGVGWIVWRDTDALPEDLVFRVSYLGGDMPTLAINFSRPGAQVLLQYYLFLRLGWEGYRAVQQTCSDVAQYLSSEIAKFDAFDLWNDGSDIPVFAWRLKDGHTENWNLYHLSDRLRMKGWLVPAYPMPADLVDVTVQRIVVRNGLSHSLAAQLLDDIRTEVEYLDGLNAPMPTTGQHPTFHH; encoded by the coding sequence ATGCCCCTACGGCCCGAAGAGCACGCGGCGTACGACCGAGACCACGCTGCAGCCCGTGACGTGAGCGTCAACCCCATCTTCGCCCGCGAAGGAGAGGCGACCTCCGTCCCGCGTTTCAAGATGCCGGAGTACTCGCTCCTGCCCGAGACCGCCTACCAGATCGTCCACGACGACGCGATGCTCGACGGGAACGCCCGCCTGAACCTCGCGACCTTCGTCGGCACCTGGATGGACGACCACGCAGGACGCCTCTATCTGGAGGCGGCGGACAAGAACATGGTCGACAAGGACGAGTACCCCGCGACCGCGGCGGTGGAGACCCGCTGCTGGACGATGCTCGCCGACCTCTGGCACGCGCCGGACCCGCTGCACACGATAGGGACCTCGACGATCGGGTCGTCGGAGGCGTGCATGCTCGGCGGACTCGCGCTCAAGCGCCGATGGCGGCACGCCCGCACGGAGGCGGGGAAGTCGAGCGACCGTCCCAACCTCGTGATGTCGAGCGCCGTGCAGGTGTGCTGGGAGAAGTTCTGCAACTACTTCGACGTCGAGGCACGCTACGTCCCGATCAGCGACGACCACCGCTGCCTCGACGGGCACGAGCTCGACAAGTACGTCGACGAGAACACGATCGGCGTCGTCGTGATCATGGGCGTCACCTACACCGGCGCCTACGAGCCGGTCACGGAGATCGCCGCCGCGCTCGACAAGATCCAGGAGGACACCGGCCTCGACGTCCCCATCCACGTCGACGGGGCGTCCGGGGCGATGATCGCGCCGTTCGTCCAGCCGGACCTCGCGTGGGACTTCCGGGTCGACCGCGTGGCGTCGATCAACACGTCGGGGCACAAGTACGGCCTGGTCTACCCGGGTGTCGGGTGGATCGTCTGGCGCGACACCGACGCGCTGCCGGAGGACCTCGTCTTCCGGGTGAGCTACCTGGGCGGCGACATGCCGACGCTGGCGATCAACTTCTCCCGGCCCGGCGCACAGGTGCTCCTTCAGTACTACCTGTTCCTGCGGCTCGGGTGGGAGGGCTACCGCGCCGTCCAGCAGACGTGCTCGGACGTCGCGCAGTACCTCTCGTCGGAGATCGCGAAGTTCGACGCCTTCGACCTGTGGAACGACGGGAGCGACATCCCCGTCTTCGCGTGGCGGCTCAAGGACGGCCACACCGAGAACTGGAACCTCTACCACCTGTCCGACCGGCTGCGGATGAAGGGATGGCTCGTCCCGGCGTACCCGATGCCGGCCGACCTCGTCGACGTCACGGTGCAGCGCATCGTCGTGCGCAACGGGCTGAGCCATTCGCTGGCTGCCCAGCTGCTCGACGACATCCGGACCGAGGTGGAGTATCTCGACGGGCTGAACGCCCCCATGCCCACCACGGGGCAGCACCCGACGTTCCACCACTGA
- a CDS encoding aspartate kinase has protein sequence MGIVVQKYGGSSVSDAASIKRVAQRIVATKKAGHDVVVVVSAMGDTTDELLDLAHDVSPLPDGRELDMLLTAGERISMALLAMAIGNLGQQAQSFTGSQAGVITDSEHGKAKIIDVSPGRITKAVGEGAVAIVAGFQGVSQDSKDITTLGRGGSDTTAVALAAALEADVCEIYTDVDGIFTADPRIVPTARRIPVISYEETLEMAANGAKILHLRCVEYARRNNMPIHVRSSFSSKVGTWVVSAERMSEILNEGDGEAPVMEQAIISGVAHDRSEAKITVVGVPDKVGEAARIFETLADAQINLDMIVQNVSAAATGLTDISFTLPRADGQTAMTTLARLKDEVGYAQLQYDDGVGKISLVGAGMRTNPGISAKFFKAIADAGVNIEMISTSEIRISVVVNEQQIDDAVSAAHRAFDLDSDEVEAVVYGGSGR, from the coding sequence GTGGGCATTGTCGTGCAGAAGTACGGCGGCTCGTCGGTGTCCGACGCCGCCAGCATCAAGCGCGTCGCGCAGCGCATCGTCGCCACCAAGAAGGCCGGCCACGACGTCGTCGTGGTCGTCTCCGCCATGGGCGACACGACGGACGAGCTCCTCGACCTCGCCCACGACGTGTCGCCGCTGCCCGACGGGCGCGAGCTCGACATGCTGCTGACGGCCGGTGAGCGCATCTCCATGGCCCTGCTCGCGATGGCGATCGGCAACCTCGGCCAGCAGGCCCAGTCGTTCACGGGTTCGCAGGCCGGGGTGATCACCGACTCCGAGCACGGCAAGGCCAAGATCATCGACGTCTCCCCGGGCCGCATCACGAAGGCGGTCGGCGAGGGCGCGGTGGCGATCGTCGCCGGCTTCCAGGGCGTCTCCCAGGACAGCAAGGACATCACCACGCTCGGACGCGGCGGCTCCGACACGACCGCCGTCGCTCTCGCTGCCGCCCTCGAGGCCGACGTCTGCGAGATCTACACCGACGTCGACGGCATCTTCACCGCCGACCCCCGGATCGTCCCGACCGCCCGCCGCATCCCGGTCATCTCGTACGAGGAGACGCTGGAGATGGCGGCCAACGGCGCCAAGATCCTGCACCTGCGCTGCGTCGAGTACGCGCGCCGCAACAACATGCCGATCCACGTCCGCTCCTCGTTCTCCTCCAAGGTGGGGACGTGGGTCGTGAGCGCGGAGCGGATGTCCGAAATCTTGAACGAAGGCGATGGGGAGGCCCCCGTGATGGAGCAAGCGATCATCTCTGGCGTTGCGCACGACCGCAGCGAAGCCAAGATCACCGTGGTCGGGGTCCCCGACAAGGTCGGTGAGGCCGCCCGCATCTTCGAGACGCTGGCAGATGCGCAGATCAACCTGGACATGATCGTCCAGAACGTGTCGGCCGCCGCGACCGGTCTCACCGACATCTCGTTCACGCTCCCGCGCGCGGACGGGCAGACCGCCATGACGACGCTGGCGCGCCTCAAGGACGAGGTCGGCTACGCCCAGCTCCAGTACGACGACGGGGTCGGCAAGATCTCGCTCGTCGGTGCCGGCATGCGGACGAACCCCGGCATCTCCGCGAAGTTCTTCAAGGCGATCGCCGACGCCGGGGTCAACATCGAGATGATCTCGACCTCCGAGATCAGAATCTCGGTTGTCGTCAACGAGCAGCAGATCGATGATGCGGTGAGTGCCGCGCACCGCGCGTTCGACCTGGACTCGGACGAGGTCGAGGCCGTCGTCTACGGCGGCTCCGGCCGCTGA
- a CDS encoding aspartate-semialdehyde dehydrogenase — protein sequence MANGLKIGVVGATGQVGGVMRTLLQERAFPIDEIRFFASERSAGKTLSYAGQDIVIEDAATADPTGLDVALFSAGATMSRVQATRFAEAGVTVIDNSSAWRKDPEVPLVVSEVNPEAIDQAVKGIIANPNCTTMAAMPVLKPLHDAAGLVRLVASTYQAVSGSGLGGVEELATQVEKAVAGARALTYDGSAVDFPEPQKYVAPIAFDVIPLAGSIVDDGTEETDEEQKLRNESRKILGIPDLRVAGTCVRVPVFTGHSLSLNVEFAEAITPDRARALLAEAPGVQLVDVPTPLQAAGADPSLVGRIRQDASIDGDRGIVLFISNDNLRKGAALNTIQIAELIAAR from the coding sequence ATGGCCAACGGGCTGAAGATCGGCGTCGTCGGAGCGACCGGGCAGGTCGGCGGCGTCATGCGCACGCTGCTCCAGGAGCGCGCGTTCCCGATCGACGAGATCCGCTTCTTCGCCTCCGAGCGCTCGGCCGGCAAGACGCTCTCGTACGCCGGTCAGGACATCGTGATCGAGGATGCGGCGACGGCCGACCCGACCGGGCTCGACGTCGCGCTGTTCTCGGCCGGAGCGACGATGTCCCGCGTCCAGGCGACCCGGTTCGCCGAGGCCGGCGTGACGGTCATCGACAACTCGTCGGCCTGGCGCAAGGACCCCGAGGTCCCGCTGGTCGTGTCGGAGGTCAACCCCGAGGCGATCGATCAGGCCGTCAAGGGCATCATCGCCAACCCCAACTGCACCACGATGGCAGCGATGCCGGTCCTCAAGCCGCTGCACGACGCCGCCGGTCTCGTCCGGCTCGTCGCGAGCACCTACCAGGCGGTCTCCGGCTCCGGTCTCGGCGGCGTCGAGGAGCTGGCGACCCAGGTCGAGAAGGCCGTCGCCGGCGCTCGCGCGCTCACGTACGACGGGTCGGCGGTGGACTTCCCGGAGCCCCAGAAGTATGTCGCACCGATCGCGTTCGACGTCATCCCGCTCGCGGGCTCGATCGTGGACGACGGCACCGAGGAGACCGACGAGGAGCAGAAGCTCCGCAACGAGTCGCGCAAGATCCTCGGCATCCCCGACCTCCGGGTCGCCGGCACCTGCGTGCGGGTGCCCGTCTTCACCGGTCACTCGCTGTCGCTGAACGTCGAGTTCGCCGAGGCGATCACGCCCGATCGTGCACGGGCCCTGCTCGCCGAGGCGCCGGGCGTGCAGCTCGTCGACGTGCCGACCCCGCTCCAGGCCGCCGGCGCGGACCCCAGCCTCGTCGGCCGGATCCGCCAGGACGCCAGCATCGACGGAGACCGCGGGATCGTGCTGTTCATCAGCAACGACAACCTCCGCAAGGGAGCGGCGCTCAACACCATCCAGATCGCCGAGCTCATCGCTGCTCGATGA